The following coding sequences are from one Enterococcus sp. 4G2_DIV0659 window:
- the rlmH gene encoding 23S rRNA (pseudouridine(1915)-N(3))-methyltransferase RlmH has product MKIKIITVGKLKEKYLVQGINEYMKRLQSYAKIEIIEVADEKAPENLSDAEMLQVKGKEGERILAKISDQDHVFVLAINGKQFSSEEFSKEIEQLGINGKSQVAFVIGGSLGLSDEVLKRSQQQMSFGKLTYPHQLMRLVLVEQIYRGFRIMRGEPYHK; this is encoded by the coding sequence GTGAAAATAAAAATTATTACCGTAGGAAAACTTAAAGAGAAATACTTAGTTCAAGGAATCAATGAATATATGAAACGTCTGCAAAGCTATGCCAAAATAGAAATTATTGAAGTTGCTGATGAAAAAGCCCCAGAAAATTTAAGTGACGCAGAGATGTTGCAAGTAAAAGGTAAAGAAGGCGAGCGCATTTTAGCCAAAATTTCAGATCAGGATCATGTCTTTGTTTTAGCAATCAATGGGAAACAATTCAGCAGTGAAGAATTTTCAAAAGAGATTGAGCAATTAGGCATCAATGGAAAGAGTCAAGTGGCTTTTGTGATTGGTGGTTCGTTGGGATTGAGTGATGAGGTGTTGAAGAGAAGTCAGCAACAGATGTCATTTGGGAAGCTGACGTATCCACATCAGTTGATGCGATTGGTTTTGGTGGAACAGATTTATCGTGGGTTTCGGATTATGCGGGGGGAACCGTATCATAAGTAG
- a CDS encoding S1C family serine protease, translating into MQRKDVTPDSDNKKNGLFKKFGIGLVGGLLGGALAFGGAYAIIGQNTPASSNSSTTTNSVKDNKGNTKITNVNLDVNSNVTKAVDKVKDSVVSVINLQSPSQNSDMSGFGGLFGGNEDSQSDGQSDGSDLQAASEGSGVIYKKDGKTAYVVTNNHVVDKAKGLEVVLHDGTKVQGELVGTDSYTDLAVIKISSDKVDAVAEFGNSDNLKIGEPALAMGSPLGSAYANSVTQGIISSLNRNIQNENNGQAININAIQTDAAINPGNSGGPLVNIEGQVIGINSVKIVQSESQVSVEGMGFAIPSNDVVNIINQLEKEGKVTRPALGISMDELTNVSTQQRKEILKLPESVQMGVLVRTVQTATPADKAGIERYDVITKIDDKEIDSVTDLQSALYKKKVGDKMKVTFYRDGKEQSVNVDLTIDQSALKSGKQTNE; encoded by the coding sequence ATGCAAAGAAAAGATGTTACACCTGATTCAGATAATAAAAAAAATGGATTGTTCAAAAAATTTGGGATTGGTTTAGTTGGAGGGTTACTTGGTGGTGCACTTGCTTTTGGTGGTGCCTACGCTATTATTGGACAAAACACACCAGCATCATCTAATTCATCTACAACAACAAATTCAGTAAAAGATAATAAAGGAAATACTAAAATAACAAATGTTAATTTAGACGTAAACAGTAATGTCACAAAAGCTGTTGATAAAGTGAAAGATTCTGTTGTTTCAGTTATTAACCTACAAAGTCCTAGCCAAAATAGCGATATGAGCGGCTTTGGCGGTTTATTTGGTGGAAACGAAGATAGCCAATCGGACGGGCAATCAGACGGCAGTGATTTACAAGCAGCTAGTGAAGGTAGTGGCGTAATTTATAAAAAAGATGGGAAAACAGCCTACGTTGTTACCAATAATCACGTAGTGGATAAAGCAAAAGGACTAGAAGTGGTTTTACATGACGGGACCAAAGTCCAAGGTGAGTTAGTAGGAACTGATTCCTATACTGACCTTGCTGTAATCAAAATTTCATCTGATAAAGTTGATGCAGTCGCAGAATTTGGAAATTCTGATAATCTGAAAATTGGCGAGCCAGCGCTAGCTATGGGTTCTCCATTAGGCTCAGCTTATGCTAACTCAGTAACGCAAGGGATTATTTCTTCGTTAAATAGAAACATTCAAAATGAAAACAATGGTCAAGCAATCAATATCAACGCAATCCAAACCGATGCAGCGATCAACCCAGGAAATTCAGGCGGTCCATTAGTCAATATCGAAGGACAAGTTATCGGAATCAACTCCGTTAAAATCGTTCAATCTGAAAGCCAAGTAAGTGTTGAAGGAATGGGATTTGCGATTCCAAGTAACGATGTAGTGAATATCATCAACCAATTGGAAAAAGAAGGAAAAGTAACACGTCCTGCACTAGGTATTTCAATGGATGAACTAACAAACGTTTCAACTCAACAACGAAAAGAAATCTTGAAACTTCCTGAATCAGTTCAAATGGGTGTTCTTGTACGTACCGTTCAAACTGCTACACCTGCGGACAAAGCTGGCATTGAAAGATATGATGTTATCACTAAAATCGATGATAAAGAAATCGATTCTGTGACAGACCTACAAAGTGCTCTTTACAAGAAAAAAGTCGGTGACAAAATGAAAGTTACCTTCTACCGTGATGGTAAAGAACAAAGTGTAAATGTTGATTTGACAATTGATCAGTCAGCGCTAAAATCAGGGAAACAAACAAACGAATAA
- the ytpR gene encoding YtpR family tRNA-binding protein, producing the protein MIFSYNKEHVGDVLMIIVSDDKGQENRVERKDNVARVSVAENNQVVAWNIFDASTLLGRIEGNGQVELTNEQLIKVNEELAKAGFSETLVEDNEPKIVIGFVKSCKKHQDSDHLSITQTEVDNGKVLQIVCGAPNIKAGQKVVVAKPGAMMPDGLMIWPGVLRGVESFGMICSAGELRLPDAPAKKGILELPFDAVVGEAFPVGK; encoded by the coding sequence ATGATTTTTTCATATAATAAAGAACATGTCGGTGATGTTTTGATGATCATCGTATCTGATGATAAAGGACAAGAGAACCGTGTTGAGCGTAAAGACAACGTGGCACGAGTAAGTGTAGCTGAAAATAATCAAGTTGTTGCTTGGAATATTTTTGATGCGTCTACACTTTTAGGGCGAATTGAAGGCAACGGTCAAGTTGAGCTGACAAACGAACAGTTAATCAAAGTAAATGAGGAACTTGCCAAAGCCGGTTTTTCTGAAACGTTAGTTGAAGATAATGAACCTAAAATCGTTATCGGTTTTGTAAAATCTTGTAAAAAACATCAAGACTCAGATCATTTATCGATTACACAAACAGAAGTTGATAATGGTAAAGTGTTACAAATCGTTTGTGGTGCACCAAACATCAAAGCTGGGCAAAAAGTTGTTGTAGCTAAGCCTGGTGCAATGATGCCAGATGGTTTGATGATTTGGCCAGGTGTTTTACGTGGCGTAGAAAGTTTCGGGATGATTTGCTCGGCAGGCGAGTTACGTTTGCCAGATGCACCTGCGAAAAAAGGGATATTAGAGCTACCTTTTGATGCAGTTGTTGGAGAAGCCTTTCCTGTAGGAAAATAA
- a CDS encoding universal stress protein yields the protein MLTQTYKTILVGVDGSEQADLAYKQAIEVARRNNGRVIVAHVIENQVYTMMGYSSLNDSLLDQETENAKEILNECEQYAKSVDFTQVETMITYGAVKEVMCKTLPEKYDVDLIMVGQSGLNAVERFMIGSVSSYIIRHAPCDVLIVHPDKEK from the coding sequence GTGCTAACACAAACGTACAAGACGATTTTAGTTGGTGTCGATGGTAGTGAACAAGCCGATTTAGCATACAAACAAGCAATCGAAGTAGCTAGAAGAAATAATGGACGAGTAATCGTTGCCCATGTTATAGAAAATCAAGTGTATACGATGATGGGGTATTCTTCTTTAAACGATAGTTTATTGGATCAAGAAACAGAAAACGCCAAAGAAATTTTGAATGAATGTGAACAGTACGCCAAAAGTGTAGACTTTACTCAAGTAGAAACAATGATTACTTATGGTGCGGTAAAAGAAGTGATGTGTAAAACATTACCAGAAAAATATGATGTAGACCTAATCATGGTCGGACAATCTGGATTAAACGCAGTTGAACGCTTTATGATCGGTAGTGTCAGCAGTTATATTATTCGCCATGCGCCATGTGATGTATTGATTGTTCATCCTGATAAAGAAAAATAA
- a CDS encoding thioredoxin family protein, with the protein MIIPTSYEELASYVSEGKSVFFFTADWCGDCLFIKPVMPEIEASFPDFRFIEVDRDKFMELASEWTIFGIPSFVVTEQGKELGRLVNKNRKTKEEITSFLNSIS; encoded by the coding sequence ATGATTATTCCAACTTCTTATGAAGAGCTGGCAAGTTATGTGTCAGAGGGGAAAAGTGTGTTCTTCTTTACAGCTGATTGGTGCGGTGATTGTCTCTTCATCAAGCCGGTCATGCCTGAAATCGAAGCTTCTTTTCCAGATTTTCGTTTTATTGAAGTCGATCGAGATAAATTTATGGAGCTTGCTTCTGAGTGGACTATTTTTGGGATTCCAAGTTTTGTTGTGACTGAACAAGGAAAAGAGTTAGGGCGTTTAGTGAATAAAAATCGCAAAACCAAAGAAGAAATTACGTCATTTTTGAACAGTATTAGTTGA
- the pepA gene encoding glutamyl aminopeptidase, with amino-acid sequence MEEKTFQRIKELTELQGTSGFEDDIRAYMKRNMTPLVDEIQYDGLGGIFGLKRAKEQDAPRVMVAAHMDEVGFMLTQIKDNGLFQVVPLGGWNPYVVSAQRFTLKTSKGNYPCISSSVPPHLLRGTSGQKQLEVTDILFDAGFESKEEAESFGVRPGDSIVPQTETIKTANGKNIISKSWDNRYGCTLVLEALEALQNEQLGHTLIAGANVQEEVGLRGSKPSVHKFNPDLFFAVDCSAADDIQTKKGTYGHLGEGTLLRIYDPGMITLPRVREYLLDTAATHNIPYQYFVSKGGTDAGAAHTTNNGVPSTVIGVCGRYIHTHQTMFNIKDFEAAREMLIQVLKGLDKTTVNTIIYGK; translated from the coding sequence ATGGAAGAAAAAACATTTCAACGCATTAAAGAACTGACAGAATTACAAGGAACAAGCGGATTTGAAGATGATATTCGTGCCTATATGAAAAGAAATATGACACCATTAGTAGACGAGATTCAATATGATGGGCTGGGCGGTATTTTCGGCTTGAAAAGAGCAAAAGAGCAAGATGCACCGCGTGTAATGGTTGCTGCTCACATGGATGAAGTTGGCTTTATGTTAACACAAATTAAAGATAATGGGTTATTCCAAGTGGTTCCTTTGGGTGGCTGGAATCCTTATGTCGTCTCTGCTCAACGTTTTACGCTAAAAACAAGTAAAGGGAACTACCCTTGTATCTCATCTTCTGTGCCACCGCATTTATTACGTGGAACAAGTGGTCAAAAACAGTTAGAAGTAACAGATATTTTATTTGATGCTGGTTTTGAGTCAAAAGAAGAAGCTGAAAGTTTTGGTGTAAGACCAGGGGATTCAATCGTACCGCAAACAGAAACAATCAAAACAGCGAATGGCAAAAACATTATCAGTAAATCATGGGATAACCGTTATGGCTGTACTTTAGTATTAGAAGCGCTAGAAGCATTGCAAAATGAACAATTAGGTCACACATTGATTGCTGGTGCGAATGTTCAAGAAGAAGTTGGGTTACGTGGTTCTAAACCTTCAGTGCATAAATTCAATCCAGATTTATTCTTTGCAGTAGATTGTTCCGCGGCAGATGATATCCAAACGAAAAAAGGGACGTATGGACATCTTGGCGAAGGAACATTACTACGTATCTATGATCCTGGTATGATTACATTACCTCGTGTCCGTGAATATTTATTAGATACAGCGGCAACACATAACATTCCTTACCAATACTTTGTATCAAAAGGGGGAACAGATGCTGGTGCGGCTCATACAACAAATAATGGTGTACCAAGTACTGTTATTGGCGTTTGTGGGCGCTATATTCATACGCATCAAACAATGTTCAATATCAAAGACTTTGAAGCAGCTCGTGAAATGTTGATTCAAGTATTAAAAGGTTTAGACAAGACCACAGTCAACACGATCATTTATGGAAAGTAG
- a CDS encoding peptidase — translation MNEENELSYFKGGLAIGVSLGIISGIASTLWYQKKRTLDADLVLENVKAAFLKEGPIEGSWIEFEKKPLRKFAIHSKTYTGGISRLEDGVMVQYAFTADAFTGTVIDVKRIKE, via the coding sequence ATGAATGAAGAAAATGAACTAAGTTATTTTAAAGGCGGCCTGGCAATCGGTGTCAGTCTAGGTATTATAAGCGGCATTGCTTCTACATTATGGTATCAAAAAAAACGGACATTAGATGCTGATTTAGTTTTAGAAAATGTGAAAGCTGCGTTTTTAAAGGAAGGACCGATTGAGGGTTCTTGGATTGAATTTGAGAAAAAACCATTGCGAAAATTTGCTATTCATTCAAAAACATATACTGGCGGAATTTCTCGTTTGGAAGATGGTGTGATGGTACAGTATGCGTTCACTGCCGATGCCTTTACGGGTACTGTGATTGATGTAAAACGAATTAAAGAGTAA
- a CDS encoding GRP family sugar transporter: protein MFIFYFLPAVGWGLMPVIAALTKAKPINQLIGTAIMAFVFSLLFFLVTKPPFDWSIMLFPFLSGCFWAIGQYFQFYAFQLLPVSEAMPISNGTQLIGTTLIAALCFKEWTSIQAFIIGISGIVVIILGIICTSYKEQTQRPMSFEKQKRAITWLLVSSAALTIYVILPRLRQTPAAAVIFPQSLGMVSMVFILSIKEKKQLVIRDISTNLFTGLAWSSANLSLFSLMPIMGVAKSFTFSQLSVLISIAGGLLFFNVKKTPKEKGRILFGALLMLMGIFLIGSIKR from the coding sequence ATGTTTATTTTCTATTTTTTACCAGCGGTTGGTTGGGGCTTGATGCCAGTGATTGCGGCTTTAACGAAAGCAAAACCAATCAATCAGCTAATAGGTACAGCAATTATGGCATTTGTCTTTAGTTTGTTATTTTTTTTAGTAACGAAGCCTCCATTTGATTGGTCGATCATGTTGTTTCCTTTTTTGTCAGGCTGTTTTTGGGCGATAGGACAATATTTTCAATTTTATGCCTTTCAATTACTACCAGTTTCAGAGGCAATGCCAATATCAAATGGGACACAATTGATTGGCACAACGTTGATTGCTGCTTTATGTTTTAAAGAATGGACCTCTATACAGGCGTTTATTATTGGAATAAGCGGTATTGTGGTCATTATTCTCGGTATTATTTGTACATCGTATAAAGAACAGACACAAAGACCGATGTCTTTTGAAAAGCAAAAACGGGCAATTACTTGGTTATTAGTTTCCTCCGCGGCTTTAACTATATATGTGATTCTACCAAGATTACGCCAAACGCCTGCTGCCGCAGTTATTTTCCCCCAATCGCTTGGAATGGTGTCCATGGTTTTTATATTAAGCATAAAAGAGAAAAAGCAATTGGTCATAAGAGATATTTCAACTAATCTCTTTACAGGGCTTGCTTGGAGTAGTGCAAATCTGAGTTTATTTTCACTGATGCCGATCATGGGCGTAGCGAAAAGTTTTACTTTTTCCCAATTATCTGTGTTGATTTCGATCGCTGGTGGTTTGCTTTTTTTTAATGTCAAGAAAACGCCAAAAGAAAAAGGGAGGATTTTATTCGGTGCATTATTAATGTTAATGGGAATATTTTTAATTGGTTCGATAAAAAGATAA
- a CDS encoding PTS sugar transporter subunit IIA codes for MNFFKKKRVLKAVTSGQLISLADVNDAVFSANMMGEGYAIADHSGQIFSPVTGQVVSIFPTLHAITLKSKTGDTVLIHMGLDTVELKGTPFSIHVTEGQHVTTHTLLAQMNLPLLAEEGKDEIVIVVLPEVAEGQLLKGNSQVVLEEDVFQF; via the coding sequence ATGAACTTTTTCAAAAAGAAACGAGTATTAAAAGCTGTTACATCTGGGCAGTTGATTTCCTTAGCAGACGTTAATGATGCTGTTTTTTCAGCAAATATGATGGGAGAAGGCTATGCAATTGCTGATCATTCGGGTCAAATTTTTTCTCCAGTGACAGGACAAGTGGTCAGTATTTTTCCTACCCTTCATGCCATTACACTTAAAAGTAAAACAGGTGATACGGTACTGATTCATATGGGACTAGATACGGTTGAATTAAAAGGTACGCCATTTTCGATCCATGTCACAGAAGGTCAGCATGTAACAACGCATACACTTCTTGCACAAATGAATCTACCACTCCTTGCTGAAGAAGGAAAAGATGAGATCGTTATCGTTGTTTTACCAGAAGTTGCTGAAGGGCAATTACTAAAAGGAAACAGCCAAGTGGTGTTGGAAGAGGATGTCTTTCAATTTTAA
- a CDS encoding maltose-6'-phosphate glucosidase, with translation MTKKQIITIAGGGSTYTPGIIQAVLNNADRLPIAEIRLYDIDKKRNDDMYLIIEFMLAKDGYDEIQLSSTEDPKTAFTGCDFIFSQIRVGGMKMREKDEKIALKHDLVGQETCGLGGFAYGMRSMGGLLEIVGYVQEFAPNAWILNYTNPESIVSEAVRRTYPKAKMINACDMTISIEETIAVNYGYDRKNWIPTYYGLNHFGWYTAIYDKSLGRDIMPEIIEKLTSQEMNVADFNAGDKTWQEAFKMMSVITKNFPTHIPNNYLEYYLYPDMVVEHSDKQYTRANMVMDGREKNTREMAQKIRDGLTEDVLNFNFGEHGQYIVDMATSLLNDERRRFMLIVPNQGAIPNLRADAVVEVPAYVGATGVEPISLRQPINDFHKGLMEAQVAAEKLLVDAYFEGSYQKALQAFTLNQSVPNARVAKLVLDEMIEANKEYWPTLA, from the coding sequence ATGACAAAAAAACAAATTATCACGATAGCTGGAGGCGGAAGTACCTATACGCCAGGAATCATTCAAGCTGTTTTAAATAATGCAGATAGATTACCAATTGCGGAAATCCGTTTATACGATATCGATAAAAAAAGAAATGATGATATGTACTTGATTATCGAGTTTATGCTGGCTAAAGATGGGTATGACGAAATACAGCTATCTTCAACAGAAGATCCGAAAACGGCCTTTACTGGTTGTGATTTTATTTTTTCTCAAATACGTGTCGGCGGTATGAAAATGCGGGAGAAAGACGAAAAAATCGCCTTAAAACATGATTTGGTAGGACAAGAAACATGTGGTTTAGGTGGTTTTGCCTATGGTATGCGCTCAATGGGTGGGTTATTAGAAATCGTAGGTTATGTACAGGAATTTGCCCCTAATGCGTGGATTTTAAATTATACGAACCCTGAATCGATTGTTTCAGAAGCTGTTCGTAGGACTTATCCTAAAGCGAAAATGATTAATGCTTGTGATATGACAATTTCTATAGAAGAAACGATTGCAGTGAATTACGGATATGATCGGAAAAACTGGATTCCAACTTATTATGGCTTAAATCATTTTGGCTGGTATACAGCAATTTATGATAAATCATTAGGTCGGGATATAATGCCGGAAATCATTGAAAAACTAACCAGCCAGGAAATGAATGTTGCAGATTTCAATGCAGGAGATAAAACTTGGCAGGAAGCATTCAAAATGATGTCTGTCATTACCAAAAATTTTCCCACCCACATTCCTAATAACTATTTGGAATACTATTTATACCCTGACATGGTGGTTGAACATAGCGATAAACAATATACTCGAGCAAATATGGTAATGGATGGGCGTGAAAAAAATACTAGAGAAATGGCACAGAAAATTCGCGATGGATTGACGGAAGATGTCCTGAATTTCAATTTTGGGGAACATGGACAATATATCGTTGATATGGCTACATCATTGTTAAACGATGAACGTCGTCGCTTTATGTTGATCGTCCCTAACCAAGGCGCGATTCCTAACTTACGAGCGGATGCCGTAGTTGAAGTGCCAGCATATGTAGGAGCGACAGGTGTTGAGCCAATCTCATTAAGACAGCCAATCAATGATTTTCATAAGGGACTGATGGAAGCACAGGTAGCGGCTGAAAAATTATTAGTGGATGCTTATTTTGAAGGATCTTATCAAAAAGCGTTACAAGCATTTACTCTAAATCAATCCGTTCCTAATGCAAGAGTTGCAAAACTTGTTTTAGACGAAATGATTGAAGCAAATAAAGAGTATTGGCCAACATTGGCTTAA
- a CDS encoding PTS transporter subunit EIIC, with protein sequence MSNFKANIQKLGRAMLLPVAAMPLAGLIMRLSADDMLNIPVIGAAGNAVFGNLDILFAIGVTIGFAKTKDKGIPALTGFLAIATLKQGLAIMNPDVSMGIFGGIISGLVAAWTYNRFKNQKLPMVFSYFAGEKFPLTMVMLLQTVTAVVFGIIWPIIQTGIDNFAKLLVDMGAFGVGIFMFLNRLLIPFGLHHVLNTYVYYDLGSYTAPNGEVFRGEMTRFINGDPQAGLFLSGFFVVMMFGIPAICLAIYRAAFKENKEMVKGIMGSGAATSFIANITEPVEFSFMFISPMLYVVHAFFAGLAGFVCYLFNIRIGFTFGACIVDYLINFRIATNAILILPIGLVFFALYYFTFYYLITKRNIPTLGREVATEFGTEVEAEEKELSLASKNYEYMAKKLLAAFGGKENIADAYSCNTRLRVEVLDNTIVDEQRIKQLGVSGLIKPTEKNYQVIIGLEVTYIMAEFDKLLESEG encoded by the coding sequence ATGTCGAATTTTAAAGCAAATATACAAAAATTAGGACGAGCGATGCTTTTACCTGTAGCAGCGATGCCTTTGGCTGGGCTGATCATGCGTTTATCTGCGGATGATATGTTGAATATTCCAGTGATTGGTGCTGCTGGGAATGCTGTTTTTGGAAATTTGGATATTTTGTTTGCAATTGGTGTAACGATTGGTTTTGCCAAGACGAAGGATAAGGGGATTCCTGCATTAACAGGATTTCTGGCAATCGCAACCTTAAAACAAGGCTTAGCGATCATGAATCCAGATGTAAGTATGGGGATTTTTGGCGGGATCATTTCTGGTTTAGTTGCTGCTTGGACATATAATCGTTTTAAAAACCAAAAATTACCAATGGTTTTCTCTTATTTTGCAGGAGAGAAATTTCCATTGACGATGGTGATGCTGTTACAAACAGTTACAGCAGTTGTTTTTGGTATTATTTGGCCGATTATTCAAACGGGGATCGATAATTTTGCGAAGTTACTAGTAGATATGGGTGCTTTTGGTGTGGGAATCTTTATGTTCTTGAACCGTTTATTGATTCCATTTGGACTTCATCATGTACTGAATACCTATGTTTACTATGATTTAGGGAGTTATACAGCGCCAAACGGTGAAGTGTTCCGAGGAGAAATGACCCGCTTCATTAATGGTGACCCTCAAGCAGGACTGTTCTTATCAGGATTTTTTGTGGTGATGATGTTTGGGATTCCTGCGATTTGTTTAGCGATTTATCGTGCAGCATTTAAAGAAAATAAAGAAATGGTTAAAGGAATCATGGGAAGTGGAGCGGCAACTTCTTTTATTGCGAATATCACTGAACCTGTTGAGTTTAGTTTTATGTTTATTTCACCGATGCTATACGTGGTTCATGCATTTTTTGCAGGTTTAGCAGGGTTCGTGTGCTATTTATTTAATATCCGGATTGGGTTTACTTTTGGGGCTTGTATTGTGGATTATTTGATCAATTTTAGGATCGCAACCAATGCGATTTTGATTCTCCCAATCGGCTTGGTCTTTTTCGCTCTGTATTATTTCACGTTTTATTATCTGATTACTAAACGAAATATTCCGACATTAGGGCGAGAAGTTGCAACTGAATTTGGTACAGAAGTTGAAGCAGAAGAAAAAGAGTTAAGTTTAGCAAGCAAAAATTATGAGTATATGGCTAAAAAGTTGCTTGCCGCTTTTGGTGGTAAAGAAAATATTGCTGATGCGTATAGCTGTAATACACGTTTGAGAGTGGAAGTGCTGGATAACACGATTGTCGATGAACAAAGAATCAAGCAGCTAGGGGTAAGTGGACTGATTAAACCAACGGAAAAAAATTATCAAGTGATTATTGGTTTAGAAGTGACCTATATTATGGCTGAGTTTGATAAATTATTAGAAAGTGAAGGATAG
- the chbG gene encoding chitin disaccharide deacetylase, translating to MGKVIINSDDFGYSRGVNYGIIDAYREGILTSTTIMANMPGFEHGVKLKKEFPDLGVGVHLTLTCGKPILNNVTTLIDENHAFKKLAFYEQPFQIDLDELYQEWNAQIQKVFRAGIIPTHLDSHHHTHTFGQNQEVVIALAKKYDLPVRGNFERKAEVRHVANFERFFDDVGVEDPKKRQISQSLDSYLAELMERLKEEETTEIMCHTAYIDQMLYEGSGFVFPRINQVEFLIHSEFAKSVRQDKTIELVNYGVI from the coding sequence ATGGGAAAAGTAATTATAAACTCAGATGATTTCGGGTATAGTCGGGGCGTGAATTATGGAATTATAGATGCTTATCGCGAAGGCATTTTGACGTCAACTACGATAATGGCTAATATGCCCGGATTTGAACATGGAGTAAAGTTAAAGAAAGAATTTCCTGATTTGGGCGTAGGTGTTCATTTAACATTGACTTGTGGGAAACCGATACTGAATAATGTAACAACTTTAATAGATGAAAATCATGCATTTAAGAAATTAGCTTTTTATGAGCAACCTTTTCAAATCGATTTGGATGAATTATACCAAGAATGGAATGCGCAAATCCAGAAAGTCTTTCGGGCGGGGATTATACCAACACATTTAGATAGCCATCACCACACCCATACTTTTGGGCAAAATCAGGAAGTAGTGATTGCTTTGGCAAAAAAATATGACTTACCTGTTCGTGGCAATTTTGAACGCAAAGCAGAAGTACGCCATGTCGCAAACTTTGAACGCTTTTTTGATGATGTCGGTGTGGAGGATCCGAAAAAGCGTCAGATCAGTCAATCGCTGGATAGCTATTTAGCAGAATTGATGGAGCGTTTAAAGGAAGAGGAAACCACAGAAATCATGTGTCATACAGCGTACATTGATCAAATGCTATATGAAGGTTCTGGTTTTGTTTTTCCAAGGATCAATCAGGTGGAGTTTTTGATTCATTCTGAATTTGCGAAAAGTGTGAGGCAGGATAAGACTATCGAGTTAGTCAATTATGGGGTTATTTAG
- a CDS encoding PRD domain-containing protein: MRIVKKINHNVVLVNDNGVEKIAMGKGIGFSAVVNEVFDERVADKFFVLDSKEKTKMFSEMAAQIPLEFIEFSEEIIHFIQSEIKATLDSNIYIALTDHIYFAIQRRKEDSQVTAIMLPEMKLLYPEEYQTAVEVVRLINKRYETELGANEVGFITMHIINAELGEKNSLNSLKILEMTTEILQLLEKKYFGKLDHESLTYHRLMIHVKFLVKRLIYQEKVPEEDFSFFNDSFHQSVPYSIATFITTSIEEKYGITIQENETVYLAVHLARIK, translated from the coding sequence ATGCGTATCGTGAAAAAAATCAATCACAACGTCGTTTTAGTGAATGATAATGGGGTAGAAAAAATTGCTATGGGTAAAGGGATTGGGTTTTCAGCAGTTGTAAATGAAGTGTTCGATGAAAGGGTAGCGGATAAATTTTTTGTCTTAGATTCCAAAGAAAAAACAAAAATGTTTAGTGAGATGGCTGCACAAATTCCACTTGAATTTATTGAGTTTTCAGAAGAAATTATTCATTTTATTCAGTCGGAGATCAAAGCCACATTGGATTCGAATATTTATATTGCTTTGACAGATCATATCTATTTTGCGATTCAACGAAGAAAAGAAGATAGTCAGGTTACAGCGATCATGTTGCCTGAGATGAAGTTGTTATATCCAGAAGAATATCAGACAGCTGTTGAGGTTGTCCGATTGATCAATAAACGTTATGAGACAGAATTAGGTGCCAATGAAGTTGGATTTATTACTATGCATATCATTAATGCAGAGCTAGGCGAAAAAAACAGTTTAAATAGTTTAAAAATTCTTGAGATGACAACTGAGATTTTGCAGTTGTTAGAAAAGAAGTATTTTGGGAAATTGGATCATGAGTCTCTAACCTATCATCGTTTGATGATCCATGTGAAATTTTTAGTGAAACGCTTGATTTATCAAGAAAAGGTGCCGGAAGAAGATTTTTCTTTTTTCAATGACTCGTTTCATCAGAGTGTTCCTTATAGCATCGCAACGTTTATAACAACTAGCATAGAAGAGAAATACGGGATCACCATTCAAGAAAATGAGACGGTTTATCTAGCGGTTCATTTGGCAAGAATTAAATAA